A genomic stretch from Edaphobacter aggregans includes:
- the folP gene encoding dihydropteroate synthase, whose translation MSLSPRPRYDWRLRTRTLPLGLRTLIMGILNITPDSFSDGGHFYTPNDAPHRALTQALRMLDDGADILDIGGESTRPNAIPLTPSEEQSRILPVIEAILKERPDTILSVDTFHATTASQAVEAGAEIVNDVSGHLWDPAMSTTCAALACGTILMHTRGRPHEWPHLPPLAPAEVLPLVLTGLKERIEAAITVGIFSDRLVLDPGLGFGKRFDDNYPLLAHLDQLHRLNLPILIGASRKGFLAHTLAQIPSQAAINQGNPPPTEARLHATTAANTSAILAGAHILRVHDVRPTVEAAAIADRILSAL comes from the coding sequence ATGTCCCTTTCGCCCCGTCCACGTTATGACTGGCGCCTTCGCACCCGCACCCTCCCCCTCGGCCTGCGCACCCTTATCATGGGCATCCTCAACATCACCCCCGACTCCTTCTCCGACGGGGGCCACTTCTACACCCCCAATGACGCTCCCCACCGAGCACTCACCCAAGCCCTCCGCATGCTCGACGATGGGGCCGACATCCTCGACATCGGCGGCGAATCCACCCGTCCCAACGCCATCCCGCTCACCCCCTCGGAAGAGCAGTCTCGCATTCTCCCTGTTATCGAAGCCATCCTCAAAGAACGCCCCGACACCATCCTCTCCGTCGACACCTTCCACGCGACAACTGCCTCTCAGGCCGTCGAAGCTGGAGCCGAGATAGTCAACGACGTCAGCGGCCACCTCTGGGATCCCGCCATGTCCACCACCTGCGCCGCGCTCGCCTGCGGGACCATCCTCATGCACACCCGAGGCCGTCCCCACGAATGGCCCCACCTCCCACCACTTGCTCCAGCCGAAGTCCTCCCTCTCGTCCTCACCGGCCTAAAAGAACGTATCGAAGCCGCAATCACTGTAGGCATCTTCAGCGATCGACTCGTCCTCGACCCGGGCCTCGGCTTCGGCAAGCGCTTCGACGACAACTACCCGCTCCTCGCCCACCTCGACCAGCTCCACCGGCTCAACCTACCCATTCTCATCGGAGCCTCACGCAAAGGCTTCCTGGCTCACACCCTTGCCCAGATCCCATCTCAAGCTGCCATCAACCAGGGAAACCCACCACCCACCGAAGCTCGCCTCCACGCCACCACGGCAGCCAACACATCCGCAATCCTGGCTGGAGCCCATATCCTCCGAGTGCACGACGTCCGCCCCACCGTCGAAGCTGCAGCCATCGCTGACCGCATCCTCAGTGCTCTCTAA
- a CDS encoding VWA domain-containing protein yields the protein MAIETRFSALLLLALLQFPTLASAQQNAPADEPSSKIHLDVVVTPKSGPPVAGLQQQDFTVLDNKTPRPVTSFRALGGSEAPIEVILLVDAVNISYQKLAYARTEIDKFLRANEGRLAHPTTLAIFTDDGTQIQDGSSSDGNALSADLEKYAVGLRTIRRSSGIYGADERFQLSLTALHQLAVREAARPGRKIILWVSPGWPLLTGPNIELSPKQRQQIFTDIVNLSTELRQAHVTLYSIDPLGADESLQHNFYYESFLKGVSKPDQVNLGDLALQVIATQTGGLALSSSNDVSALLQRSMADTGAYYELSFDHAPADHRDEYHHIEVKVAKPGLAARTLQGYYAEP from the coding sequence ATGGCCATAGAGACTCGCTTTAGCGCCCTTCTGCTTCTAGCTCTTCTGCAGTTCCCTACTCTAGCTTCAGCCCAGCAGAACGCTCCTGCGGATGAGCCTTCGAGCAAAATTCACCTTGATGTTGTTGTCACGCCGAAGTCTGGGCCGCCTGTCGCCGGGCTTCAGCAACAGGACTTCACGGTGCTCGATAACAAGACTCCGAGGCCGGTTACGTCCTTTCGCGCTTTGGGCGGAAGTGAAGCTCCGATCGAGGTTATTCTGCTTGTCGATGCGGTCAACATTTCGTATCAGAAGCTAGCCTATGCGCGCACTGAGATCGATAAATTTCTGCGTGCAAACGAGGGGCGGCTGGCGCACCCGACAACCCTCGCGATCTTTACGGATGACGGCACCCAGATACAGGATGGCTCATCGAGCGATGGCAATGCGCTTAGTGCCGATCTGGAGAAATACGCAGTCGGTCTCCGCACTATCCGACGCTCCAGCGGGATTTATGGCGCTGACGAACGTTTCCAGCTCTCGCTCACCGCGCTTCATCAGCTTGCTGTGCGTGAGGCAGCCAGGCCCGGCCGTAAGATCATTCTTTGGGTATCGCCCGGCTGGCCGCTGCTCACAGGCCCCAATATCGAGCTCAGCCCGAAGCAACGGCAGCAGATCTTCACCGATATCGTCAACCTGTCCACGGAGCTTCGACAGGCTCATGTCACGCTTTACAGCATCGATCCGCTCGGAGCCGACGAATCGCTCCAACATAACTTCTACTACGAGTCGTTTCTGAAGGGCGTCAGCAAGCCAGATCAGGTAAATCTTGGCGACTTAGCCCTGCAGGTGATCGCCACCCAGACTGGCGGTCTTGCCCTGAGCTCCAGCAATGACGTCAGTGCTTTGCTGCAGCGGAGCATGGCCGATACGGGTGCTTACTACGAGCTCTCGTTCGATCATGCGCCCGCTGATCATCGTGACGAGTATCACCACATTGAGGTGAAGGTCGCAAAGCCAGGTCTTGCGGCACGCACGCTTCAGGGGTACTACGCAGAACCTTGA
- a CDS encoding ABC transporter permease, giving the protein MRVFLQDIRYAVRQLRKSPGFTVTAVLTLALGIGATTAIFSTVYGLLLKSLPFTDAERIVALGETHPQVKGGTEATYPDYQDWRAQQKTFAQIGAYSTLNPNTISLTMDGRSEQVHRVLASGNFFSVLGLSAQIGRMINEHDDVSGNNHVAVLSSDAWQRYFSGDPSVVGSNVDLNGASYTIVGVLPAGAAYPAEGEVWLPLSLLDQPTQASRVWHSVNVLGRLRPGVGLQEARADMETVAGRLAAAYPATNRNEGVLLAPLREQLVGSLRPALLSLLGAVVLVLLIACANVANLLMVRAAANRREIAVRQALGASRGRLFSQFLAQTLVLCLLGGALGTLLAACALPLLRLALSHAAGLDLSMIHSVSLSVPVLLFTLGICTFTALLFGLLPLMRRASNLTEALHPGDRGSTGAKSWSRGALVAGEIAVAVVVLFLSTLVIRSFQKLLAVDTGFRTDHLLSAEITLPEPQYPQGGPEANRFYERVLEKVALSPSVRSAASINVLPLKPSQVMTRFLIEGAPAPAPGAFPLAQIRYVSPDFFKTMGIGLKEGRVFEQKDIDQPNFFVVNEAFAQRYLAGRDPLGAKVIVGVLSANPSKVPVVGVVANAHDQGMDTEALPEIYAPGFGPHAVLLVRSAVDPEGMVSVVKNAVHGLDPKLPIYHVLTLDGLLSDSVARQRMTAELLGLFAFVALALAAIGIYGVLSYMVVQRTREIGVRMAVGADREDILRLVLGQAGRFAAVGIVAGLAVALAGARLINGLLFHTSTIDPLSVSITIAGLALIAAVAVSVPASRAASVDPTEALRAE; this is encoded by the coding sequence ATGCGGGTTTTTCTGCAGGATATTCGCTATGCCGTTCGTCAGTTGCGTAAATCTCCGGGGTTTACCGTAACAGCGGTTTTGACGCTGGCCCTTGGTATAGGGGCGACGACAGCTATTTTCAGTACGGTCTATGGGTTGCTGCTGAAGTCGCTTCCGTTTACGGACGCTGAGCGAATTGTGGCTTTGGGCGAGACTCATCCACAGGTGAAGGGTGGCACGGAGGCTACTTATCCGGATTATCAGGATTGGCGGGCGCAGCAGAAGACCTTCGCGCAGATTGGAGCGTATTCCACTCTCAATCCGAATACGATTTCGCTGACGATGGATGGGCGCTCGGAGCAGGTGCATCGCGTGCTCGCGTCCGGCAATTTCTTTTCGGTGCTTGGGCTTTCTGCCCAGATTGGCCGGATGATTAATGAACACGATGACGTGTCCGGAAATAATCATGTTGCCGTGCTGAGTTCGGATGCGTGGCAACGGTACTTCAGTGGGGATCCGAGTGTGGTTGGGAGCAATGTCGATCTCAATGGCGCGAGCTACACGATCGTTGGGGTGCTGCCGGCTGGCGCTGCTTATCCCGCGGAAGGTGAGGTGTGGCTGCCGCTGTCGCTGCTGGATCAACCGACGCAGGCATCGCGGGTGTGGCATTCGGTGAATGTGCTGGGCAGGCTGCGTCCTGGCGTTGGGTTGCAAGAGGCCAGAGCTGACATGGAGACGGTTGCTGGTCGTCTCGCTGCAGCTTACCCTGCAACGAATCGCAACGAAGGCGTGTTGCTTGCTCCGCTGCGTGAGCAGCTAGTGGGGAGTTTGCGGCCAGCGCTTCTCAGCCTTCTAGGTGCAGTTGTGCTGGTACTGTTGATCGCTTGCGCGAACGTCGCCAATCTTCTGATGGTGCGGGCTGCGGCTAATCGGCGGGAGATTGCGGTTCGTCAGGCGCTCGGCGCTAGTCGCGGTCGGCTGTTTTCGCAGTTTCTCGCTCAGACGTTAGTGCTGTGTTTGCTGGGAGGGGCGCTGGGAACGCTGCTCGCAGCTTGTGCGCTGCCGTTGCTGAGGCTTGCGCTTTCGCATGCTGCGGGTCTTGATCTTTCGATGATTCATTCTGTCAGCCTCAGCGTTCCGGTACTTCTGTTCACGCTTGGAATCTGCACGTTCACTGCGCTTCTGTTTGGACTGCTGCCTTTGATGAGGAGGGCATCGAATCTGACGGAGGCGCTGCATCCGGGAGATCGTGGCAGCACTGGCGCAAAGAGCTGGAGCAGAGGGGCGCTGGTCGCGGGGGAGATTGCGGTCGCGGTTGTGGTTCTGTTTCTTAGCACACTGGTGATTCGGAGTTTTCAGAAGTTGCTTGCTGTTGATACTGGCTTCCGTACGGATCATTTGCTAAGTGCCGAGATTACGCTGCCGGAGCCACAGTATCCGCAGGGCGGTCCCGAGGCAAATCGATTTTATGAACGAGTGCTCGAGAAAGTGGCGCTGTCGCCGAGTGTTCGCTCTGCCGCAAGTATCAATGTGCTTCCGCTCAAACCTTCGCAGGTCATGACGCGCTTTCTCATTGAAGGGGCGCCTGCGCCGGCTCCTGGGGCGTTTCCGCTGGCGCAGATTCGCTATGTTAGTCCGGATTTTTTTAAGACGATGGGGATCGGTCTGAAGGAAGGGAGAGTGTTTGAGCAGAAGGATATCGATCAGCCTAACTTCTTTGTGGTGAATGAGGCGTTTGCTCAGCGGTATCTGGCGGGAAGAGATCCGTTGGGGGCGAAGGTCATCGTCGGAGTTTTGAGCGCGAATCCGTCGAAGGTTCCGGTGGTTGGGGTTGTGGCGAATGCGCATGATCAGGGCATGGATACGGAGGCTCTGCCGGAGATTTACGCGCCGGGCTTCGGACCGCATGCGGTACTGCTGGTGAGGTCTGCGGTGGATCCTGAAGGCATGGTCTCGGTTGTGAAGAACGCAGTGCATGGGTTGGACCCGAAACTGCCGATTTATCACGTGCTGACTCTGGATGGTTTGCTGTCGGACTCTGTGGCGCGGCAGCGGATGACGGCGGAGTTGCTCGGCTTGTTTGCCTTTGTAGCGTTGGCGCTGGCGGCGATTGGGATCTATGGGGTGCTGTCTTACATGGTCGTGCAGCGCACTCGCGAGATCGGTGTGCGGATGGCAGTGGGAGCAGATCGCGAGGATATTCTGCGGCTGGTGCTGGGGCAGGCGGGGAGATTTGCTGCGGTTGGGATCGTGGCTGGGCTCGCGGTTGCGCTTGCGGGTGCTCGGCTGATCAACGGGCTGCTTTTCCATACGAGCACGATTGATCCGCTCTCGGTATCGATCACCATCGCGGGGTTGGCTTTGATCGCCGCGGTGGCGGTGAGTGTACCTGCGAGTCGGGCCGCGTCGGTGGATCCCACTGAAGCGTTGCGTGCCGAGTGA
- a CDS encoding TetR/AcrR family transcriptional regulator, protein MKIKKSEETRTRILEAALAVFRERGFERSTMREIATAAEVAVGAAYYYFESKDAIVMAFYERSQSQMRPEIEALLDKSKTLEARLRAIISTKFECFGPNRRLLGALSAHADPEHPLSPFSNETKTIREQDIDFFSRAVADSAVKLPSNIKPYLPRLLWMYQMGLILFWVYDRSENQKRTMLLYEKTLKMILVTLKLAGIPLLRPLHRLAGELLEVVYGEM, encoded by the coding sequence ATGAAGATCAAGAAATCTGAAGAGACACGGACTCGAATTCTTGAAGCTGCGCTTGCGGTGTTTCGTGAGCGCGGCTTCGAGCGTTCTACGATGCGTGAGATCGCAACAGCAGCAGAGGTAGCGGTCGGAGCTGCTTACTATTATTTCGAGTCGAAGGATGCGATCGTGATGGCGTTCTATGAGCGCTCGCAGAGCCAGATGCGGCCTGAGATTGAGGCGCTTCTGGACAAGAGCAAGACTCTGGAAGCGCGGTTACGGGCGATTATTTCGACGAAGTTCGAGTGCTTTGGGCCGAACCGGAGGTTGCTCGGGGCTTTGTCGGCGCATGCGGATCCAGAGCACCCTTTGTCACCTTTCAGCAATGAGACAAAAACGATTCGAGAGCAGGACATTGATTTCTTCTCGCGCGCGGTTGCGGACTCGGCTGTAAAGTTACCTTCGAACATCAAGCCCTATTTGCCGCGGCTGCTTTGGATGTATCAGATGGGCCTGATTCTCTTCTGGGTGTATGACCGTAGCGAGAATCAGAAGAGGACGATGCTGCTCTATGAGAAGACCTTGAAGATGATCCTTGTAACGCTGAAGCTGGCGGGTATTCCGTTGCTGCGTCCACTTCATCGTCTGGCTGGGGAGTTGCTCGAGGTGGTCTACGGAGAGATGTAG
- the rmuC gene encoding DNA recombination protein RmuC produces MEAITMVWFVVGSVVGAVIAWLIAGSKMQGSRVAVEARMAAREAEVVGLREGLGAKDRVIEEKVRELEVLRAAGEAARLEAAGLRSQIVAEKKAMDEKVKALVDVETSLKTSFQALAASALHENSQQLIRLAKGELETQQVEAAKELAAKESAIELLLKPMQESLAKLSTHSHELEVKRAGAYSEVLAEIQNMQKSHMDLRKETTQLVAALRAPKVRGNWGEMQLRKCVEFAGMVQYASFEVEKFVRGEDVSIRPDLIVKLPNGRSIIVDAKTPLDAFLDASACDDEVLRSAHMAAHATRVRKHLDALGGKAYWKQFPESPDFVVCFLPSEVLFSAALEQDPSLLEYSAESKVLLATPTTLIALLKAVAYGWKQSQIARDAQMIRDEALKVQAKLVGLHDAIVQLGKTLRSAGKAYDDMLVKVEGQGGLFSISRRLREMEIGERDLPQLEPVPVQLRPMTSDEWQGKLSLVAASESDEK; encoded by the coding sequence ATGGAAGCGATAACGATGGTCTGGTTCGTGGTGGGAAGTGTGGTTGGCGCGGTAATCGCGTGGCTCATTGCGGGTAGCAAAATGCAGGGATCTCGTGTCGCGGTAGAGGCTCGCATGGCGGCACGGGAGGCTGAGGTCGTTGGGCTCCGCGAGGGACTCGGGGCGAAGGATCGGGTGATCGAGGAGAAGGTGCGGGAGTTAGAGGTCCTGCGTGCAGCGGGTGAGGCGGCACGGCTGGAAGCAGCGGGGTTGCGTTCTCAGATAGTGGCCGAAAAGAAGGCGATGGACGAGAAGGTTAAGGCTCTGGTGGATGTGGAGACTAGTTTGAAGACGAGTTTTCAAGCGCTGGCTGCGAGTGCTTTGCATGAGAACAGCCAGCAGTTGATCCGGCTTGCGAAGGGGGAGTTGGAGACACAGCAGGTTGAGGCGGCAAAGGAGTTGGCGGCGAAGGAATCGGCGATTGAGCTGCTGCTTAAGCCTATGCAGGAGTCGCTGGCGAAGCTGTCGACGCATAGCCATGAGCTGGAGGTAAAGCGGGCAGGCGCTTACAGCGAGGTGCTGGCGGAGATCCAGAATATGCAGAAGTCGCATATGGACCTCCGAAAGGAGACGACGCAGTTAGTAGCGGCGCTGCGGGCTCCTAAGGTACGAGGCAACTGGGGCGAGATGCAGTTGCGCAAATGCGTGGAGTTTGCAGGCATGGTGCAGTATGCGTCGTTCGAAGTGGAGAAGTTTGTGAGGGGCGAGGATGTGTCGATCCGGCCTGACCTGATTGTGAAACTGCCAAATGGGCGGAGCATCATCGTGGACGCGAAGACCCCGCTGGATGCGTTTCTCGATGCGAGCGCATGTGACGACGAGGTACTGCGGTCTGCGCATATGGCAGCACATGCAACCAGGGTCAGGAAGCATTTGGATGCGCTGGGCGGGAAGGCTTATTGGAAGCAGTTTCCGGAGTCGCCGGATTTTGTAGTGTGTTTTCTGCCGAGCGAGGTGCTGTTCTCAGCGGCGCTGGAGCAGGACCCTTCGCTGCTGGAATATAGCGCGGAGAGCAAGGTGCTGCTGGCGACGCCGACGACGCTGATCGCCCTGCTGAAGGCGGTGGCCTATGGATGGAAGCAGTCGCAGATTGCGCGGGATGCGCAGATGATTCGCGATGAGGCGCTGAAGGTGCAGGCAAAGCTGGTCGGCCTGCATGATGCGATCGTGCAATTGGGCAAGACGCTTCGAAGCGCTGGTAAGGCGTATGACGACATGCTGGTGAAAGTGGAGGGGCAGGGTGGGCTTTTCTCCATTTCGCGTAGGTTGCGGGAGATGGAGATTGGCGAAAGGGACCTGCCACAGCTTGAGCCGGTGCCGGTGCAGTTGAGGCCAATGACGAGCGATGAGTGGCAAGGGAAGTTGTCGCTTGTAGCTGCTTCGGAGAGCGACGAAAAGTAA
- a CDS encoding DHA2 family efflux MFS transporter permease subunit, translating into MAATAIELPGAEHSSALQTAEKPWRPRINPWIVAMTVTLATFMEVLDSSIANVALPHIAGGLGATQDEATWVLTAYLVANAIILPAGAYMTTFIGRKKFYMICVALFGISSALCGLAPTLPLLVFFRILQGIGGGGLAPSEQAILADTFPPEKRGQAFAMYGLAVVCAPAIGPTLGGYITDNFDWRWIFFLNVPICLISLFLTSRIVEDPPYVKKQVAQSQKGGIKLDFLGFGLLGLTFGSLEFILDKGQEDDWFSSRIITFFAVAMVVAFITMIWWELRQLRTGHRPIINLTLFKRRNFAISFVLMFVLGFSLYGTTVLIPQFVQTLLGYTAELAGLVLSPAGLMMMAMMPVVGFLSGKVDPRKLMGYGFFMLTVSLITMHTMDLSVSYGRLVFLRIFQASGLAFLFIPINTTAYIGVKQSENNDVSGLTNLARNIGGSCGTAFIATMLTRRTAAHETNMVRNLSTGNPAFNQKVDSLKGAFGHGAQAVHSAQAYIYNQLHRQATMLAYLDIIQYLAVFCAFMLPLLFFIPRPPKNASPSAGH; encoded by the coding sequence ATGGCAGCCACAGCGATAGAACTCCCCGGCGCGGAACACTCAAGCGCACTCCAAACCGCAGAGAAGCCATGGCGGCCCCGTATCAACCCGTGGATCGTCGCTATGACGGTCACGCTTGCCACGTTCATGGAGGTACTCGACTCCTCCATCGCCAACGTCGCACTGCCTCACATCGCTGGCGGCCTGGGAGCCACACAGGATGAGGCGACCTGGGTCCTCACTGCCTATCTTGTAGCCAACGCCATCATTTTGCCCGCTGGCGCCTACATGACCACTTTTATCGGACGCAAGAAGTTCTACATGATCTGCGTCGCGCTCTTTGGCATCAGCTCTGCACTCTGTGGACTCGCTCCAACACTTCCTCTGCTGGTCTTCTTCCGCATCCTGCAGGGCATCGGCGGCGGTGGTTTGGCACCCTCCGAGCAGGCGATCCTCGCCGATACCTTCCCGCCTGAAAAACGTGGCCAGGCCTTCGCTATGTACGGCCTCGCCGTTGTCTGTGCGCCCGCCATCGGCCCTACGCTGGGCGGCTACATCACCGACAACTTCGACTGGCGCTGGATCTTTTTCCTCAACGTCCCCATCTGTCTCATCTCCCTCTTCCTTACCTCGCGCATCGTTGAGGACCCGCCTTACGTCAAAAAGCAGGTGGCCCAATCCCAGAAGGGCGGTATTAAGCTGGACTTCCTCGGCTTTGGTCTTCTTGGCCTGACATTCGGCTCGCTTGAGTTCATCCTCGACAAGGGGCAAGAGGACGACTGGTTCTCCTCCCGCATCATTACTTTCTTCGCCGTCGCCATGGTCGTCGCCTTCATCACCATGATCTGGTGGGAGCTGAGGCAGCTTCGCACAGGACATCGCCCCATCATTAACCTCACCCTGTTCAAGCGCCGCAACTTCGCAATCAGCTTTGTCCTGATGTTCGTGCTCGGCTTCTCGCTGTACGGCACCACCGTCCTCATTCCGCAGTTCGTCCAGACACTGCTTGGCTACACTGCCGAACTCGCTGGTCTCGTCCTCTCTCCCGCTGGGCTCATGATGATGGCCATGATGCCCGTCGTCGGTTTCCTCTCCGGCAAGGTCGACCCGCGCAAACTCATGGGCTACGGTTTCTTCATGCTGACTGTATCGCTGATCACCATGCACACGATGGACCTCAGCGTGAGCTATGGACGCCTCGTCTTCCTGCGTATCTTCCAGGCCTCGGGACTTGCCTTCCTCTTCATCCCTATCAACACCACCGCGTACATCGGCGTGAAGCAGTCGGAGAACAACGATGTCTCCGGCCTTACCAACCTTGCGCGCAACATCGGAGGATCCTGCGGAACGGCGTTCATCGCCACCATGCTTACCCGGCGAACTGCTGCGCACGAGACGAATATGGTCCGCAACTTGTCGACTGGTAACCCGGCGTTCAATCAGAAGGTTGACTCTCTCAAGGGGGCCTTCGGACACGGCGCTCAGGCAGTTCACTCGGCTCAGGCCTATATCTACAACCAGTTACATCGCCAGGCCACCATGCTGGCTTACCTCGATATCATCCAGTACCTTGCCGTCTTCTGCGCCTTCATGTTGCCGCTTCTCTTCTTTATTCCGCGCCCGCCAAAGAATGCCAGCCCGTCGGCCGGCCACTAG
- a CDS encoding glycoside hydrolase family 35 protein, translating into MRRRLLLLFCVLSFALPSFSQQSYTFGVANGQFVLNGKPFRVISGEMHYPRIPRAYWRDRFRMAKAMGLNTITTYVFWNVHETRPGVYDFTGNNDVAEFVREAQQEGLYVILRPGPYVCAEWEWGGYPAWLLKERGIVVRTSNPKFMEPAKRWIARLGQELAPLQIGNGGPVILTQVENEYGSFGNDHAYMEQIHKALVDAGFTKSQLYTADGPEQVPDGSLPELPVGINFGGEKVGDAEKAFTTLKKFRPDGPFINSEYWAGWFDHWGGPHAHTNAEAQAKNLEWMLAQGYSVSIYMFHGGTSFGWMNGANTNGQNYEPDVTSYDYDSVLDESGRPTPKYFVFRDLIAKATGITPPPVPTVAAPMSVPDVAMLETASLWDNLSKPIHSEQVLSMEDVDQAYGYILYRTHLKDAASGDLLLDKVHSYAQVYLDGKMIGVIDRRLGQDRLTISAAAGSRLDILIENTARVNFGKTIGGERAGITKQVTLAGKPVMGWDIYPLPMTAVSSYSYSKKACEGPCFYRGSFDLAKTADTFLDTSEFRKGQLWLNGRALGRIWYVGPQKTLYAPGPLLIKGKNDVIVFDLQGTMGRKLRGLDKRQ; encoded by the coding sequence TTGCGTCGTCGGCTTCTTCTCCTTTTTTGTGTATTGAGCTTTGCACTGCCTTCGTTTTCGCAGCAGAGTTATACGTTTGGTGTGGCCAACGGGCAGTTCGTACTGAATGGCAAACCGTTCCGTGTGATCTCGGGAGAGATGCACTATCCGCGAATTCCGCGAGCCTACTGGCGGGATCGCTTTCGGATGGCGAAGGCGATGGGGCTGAACACCATTACGACCTACGTCTTCTGGAATGTGCATGAGACGCGACCCGGTGTGTACGACTTCACCGGCAACAACGATGTCGCAGAGTTTGTGCGCGAGGCGCAGCAGGAGGGACTGTACGTGATTCTGCGGCCCGGCCCTTATGTCTGCGCGGAGTGGGAGTGGGGCGGATACCCTGCGTGGCTCTTGAAGGAGCGCGGCATCGTGGTGCGTACGAGCAATCCGAAGTTTATGGAGCCTGCGAAGCGATGGATCGCGCGACTAGGGCAAGAGCTGGCTCCGCTCCAGATCGGCAATGGCGGACCAGTCATCCTGACGCAGGTGGAGAACGAGTATGGCTCGTTTGGCAACGACCACGCGTACATGGAACAGATCCACAAGGCACTGGTCGACGCAGGCTTTACGAAGTCGCAGCTCTATACAGCCGATGGACCAGAACAGGTGCCGGACGGATCACTGCCGGAACTTCCCGTAGGGATCAACTTCGGCGGCGAGAAGGTCGGCGATGCCGAGAAGGCCTTTACAACGCTCAAGAAGTTCCGGCCCGATGGTCCTTTTATCAATAGCGAATATTGGGCGGGATGGTTCGATCATTGGGGTGGACCGCACGCACATACGAATGCTGAGGCACAGGCAAAGAACCTCGAGTGGATGCTCGCACAGGGCTACTCGGTCAGCATCTATATGTTCCACGGAGGCACGAGCTTTGGCTGGATGAATGGAGCCAACACCAACGGCCAAAACTATGAACCCGACGTGACCAGTTACGACTATGACTCTGTGCTCGATGAGAGTGGACGACCGACGCCAAAGTACTTTGTGTTTCGCGATCTGATCGCAAAGGCTACCGGTATCACACCGCCTCCAGTCCCGACCGTCGCTGCACCGATGAGCGTGCCTGATGTTGCGATGCTCGAGACAGCTTCACTGTGGGACAACCTGTCGAAGCCCATTCATTCAGAGCAGGTGCTAAGCATGGAGGACGTGGACCAGGCCTACGGCTATATTCTCTACCGCACACACCTGAAGGACGCAGCCTCCGGCGACCTCTTACTGGATAAGGTGCACAGCTACGCGCAGGTCTATCTGGACGGCAAGATGATAGGCGTGATCGACCGGAGACTCGGTCAAGACCGGCTTACGATCTCTGCTGCTGCGGGTTCTCGACTGGACATTCTGATAGAGAACACGGCGCGCGTGAACTTCGGCAAAACGATCGGCGGAGAGCGCGCAGGCATCACGAAACAAGTGACGCTGGCAGGCAAGCCGGTGATGGGGTGGGATATCTATCCGCTTCCGATGACAGCGGTGAGCTCATACTCCTATTCGAAGAAGGCCTGCGAGGGCCCTTGCTTCTATCGCGGAAGCTTTGACCTTGCGAAGACTGCGGACACATTTCTGGATACGAGCGAGTTCAGGAAGGGCCAGCTCTGGCTGAACGGACGCGCGCTGGGACGCATCTGGTACGTAGGGCCACAGAAGACGCTCTATGCTCCGGGGCCTCTGCTCATCAAGGGAAAGAATGATGTGATTGTGTTCGACCTGCAGGGAACGATGGGACGCAAGCTGCGCGGCCTGGACAAGCGGCAATAA